In Tissierellales bacterium, the DNA window TGCATTGGAGGAAAATTAACTCCTGGTTCTTTGTCCTTAAATAAAAATTCAGTTCCATCAAGTCCTTCGCATACTTCCGAAGTCCTGTCATCCAGGATAGCATCATAAATATAAGTATCATATCCCATATCCTCAAAAGGCTTGGCCATGGCTTGATTTTGAACAAATGTGCCTTCTGTATACACCAATCTTTTTATATTATTCTTGCTTTGTTTTAAAAATCTTTCCTCTAGTATTTTACTTAGTTTATTATAACTATCTCCTCTAATAATTCCATCTTTGAAGTCTGTAGTAAGGTATTCAATTAATTTTTCTTTATTTCCCCATATCCTATCAGAAAAATTCTTATCATTTAACCATGCTTTATTTACTAAATCTTTAACTAAAATGTCATCAATAGATAAAAAATTACTACCAAACCCCATATCTTTTAATATTGCATTATAAGTTGATGTATAGCTTTTAGATAAATGTTTTAATATTACTTCTTCTTCTTTTACCCCTAACTCTATTTGTTGTTTTTTAATAGAATAATTAAGAGCATCTAACCTATCTAATTGATAAATACTTTCCCTGATAGGTTTTAAATGCTCGAGCTCAAGATGGACATCAAAAAAATGTTCCATATCCTGTAGTAATATTTTTCTTTCTCCCGGATCTAAATCTACCAATAAGTTTCTATATTCAATCACATTATCTGCACCATATTTAGCATAGTAAGAGGCTATTTCTTTGTCTAATTTTGCAGCCTCTTTCTCATACTCTTTTATCATCTTTTTAAGAAGTTTTTCTTCGTTTTTTTCTAAATTCTTAAAATATGCCTTCTGCCTCTCTCTCCAATACTTTGGATTAATTTTACTCATCTAAATCAACTCTATTTCTATCAAAGTCATACTCATCATCAATATCGTATTCGTCGTTGATTCTATCAACCTCATCTTTAGCATTATCAACAATAGATAATACCGATAAAGCTGTTCCTTTGCTAGTTATTCCAGTTAGATTTCTTGCTATTTCTGATTCTTCTAAAATATTAGCAGGATAATTTCTAGTGAATTGATATTTAATACCAGTCCATTCATCACCTTTAATTGGAGTTATACTAGTATTAGCTATCATCTTATATCTCCTATTCAACCCCGATACAAATTTTCTTTCCTTAGTCTTAGCCAAATTCTCCATACTTTGTAATTTATATTTAAGAGCTATACCTGATTGAGTTCCAAAACTTTCATCATTAATATTCATTACCATAGATATTTGAAATATTAGTTTTTCTAGTCTATTTATTAAATTTTCTTGGGTATTATCAGCGTCGGGTTTATCCAGAAATTCAACTATAAGCTTATCAACTTCCCCACCAGCCATATTTATTGTTCTAGAGTCTCTTAGTTTTTTAATAGTCTTTTCATCTAGCTCAGCCCCTAATATTTTTAAATATGCATCAGCAAAATAATCAACATCATTAGCTTTTTCCGACAGAGCTTTATTATAAGCATTTATAAGAGTTTCTACACCTTCAAATGCTCCTAGCTTTTCTTCATTTTCTACATATTCAATAATTGGCACATCCCCAAATAAATGTGGTTTTTCGTCATAAAAGTATAGTTTCCCTTCATCATTTTCTTTGAAATAGGCTATCTTATATATATCCGAGTAACTTCCCTCAAGTTTATTATCAATATTGTTATAATACCTTACCCCATACATAGGTTTACCTACTATTGAGTCATCATATACAACAAAAGCTTCATCTGGCTCTATATAGGTTATACCCAGCTGGCCATCACCATCTATATAAATCATTTCATAGGCATGGCCATAAATACTACATAACTTTGACAATTCTGCATTGTTATCATCTTGATCATTAAATTTATCTACAAAGTCAAGATAATTATTTATTTCATCTGATTCATGACTAACTTTTATTGGTATACCAATAAAAAAACCATTGAGTGTATCAACTATATATTTAGCATAGTTTACAACTAAACGGTTATCAGGCTTATATTCTTCCTTCTTTTTTTGGTGTAATATTGGATGATCTCCTTTATACATTTTCTTTAATCTATTGTATCTTTCATGACTTGATTTATGCTTATTTATTAATTCTAGTAATAATTCCTCAGTCA includes these proteins:
- a CDS encoding minor capsid protein yields the protein MSKINPKYWRERQKAYFKNLEKNEEKLLKKMIKEYEKEAAKLDKEIASYYAKYGADNVIEYRNLLVDLDPGERKILLQDMEHFFDVHLELEHLKPIRESIYQLDRLDALNYSIKKQQIELGVKEEEVILKHLSKSYTSTYNAILKDMGFGSNFLSIDDILVKDLVNKAWLNDKNFSDRIWGNKEKLIEYLTTDFKDGIIRGDSYNKLSKILEERFLKQSKNNIKRLVYTEGTFVQNQAMAKPFEDMGYDTYIYDAILDDRTSEVCEGLDGTEFLFKDKEPGVNFPPM
- a CDS encoding phage portal protein, coding for MFILESDTEMTEELLLELINKHKSSHERYNRLKKMYKGDHPILHQKKKEEYKPDNRLVVNYAKYIVDTLNGFFIGIPIKVSHESDEINNYLDFVDKFNDQDDNNAELSKLCSIYGHAYEMIYIDGDGQLGITYIEPDEAFVVYDDSIVGKPMYGVRYYNNIDNKLEGSYSDIYKIAYFKENDEGKLYFYDEKPHLFGDVPIIEYVENEEKLGAFEGVETLINAYNKALSEKANDVDYFADAYLKILGAELDEKTIKKLRDSRTINMAGGEVDKLIVEFLDKPDADNTQENLINRLEKLIFQISMVMNINDESFGTQSGIALKYKLQSMENLAKTKERKFVSGLNRRYKMIANTSITPIKGDEWTGIKYQFTRNYPANILEESEIARNLTGITSKGTALSVLSIVDNAKDEVDRINDEYDIDDEYDFDRNRVDLDE